The genomic stretch CATTGAGACCCCATCATTCGGATTAGAATCCAGGTTTTTCTTTAAACGTTCCAATGTCTCATGCACCTGCACCATTGCAGCCATATCCGGGGCAGATTGTTCCTGGACGGCAGCGTTCGAGGCTCCGAGTGGCTCCGGTTCTTTGTTCACCCAAAACAAAAGCACGATAATTCCCGCAAAGACAGGGATAAACAAAAAACTCCCGAATGAATTTAACCAACTTTGTTTAACTTCTGGGGTCTGCCCTGTAGCTAGAGGTTGGGCCGCTGCAGTTTTAACAGGTTCACCACAATTCTGGCAAAAACGCGCATCCGGTTTTAAAAGTTTGTCGCATTTTTTACATTTGGATAATTCAACGTTTGAGCCGCATTCATTACAAAATTTAGCACCCTCGGCTAACTTGGTTTGACAAGTTGGACAATTCAAATTCTGGTCTCCCTCT from candidate division KSB1 bacterium encodes the following:
- a CDS encoding zinc ribbon domain-containing protein, with the translated sequence MNCPTCQTKLAEGAKFCNECGSNVELSKCKKCDKLLKPDARFCQNCGEPVKTAAAQPLATGQTPEVKQSWLNSFGSFLFIPVFAGIIVLLFWVNKEPEPLGASNAAVQEQSAPDMAAMVQVHETLERLKKNLDSNPNDGVSMDSLAIMYTIAGSYEKALTYYEMHLEIEPDNKDLKIALGLTYHNLKRSEDALAIIQEVLTEEPTHAFALHYLAEIQSSLHNHEEAEKLWQKIIAAYPGTEMAEVAQHRIHETMHEDEIN